Proteins found in one Mustela lutreola isolate mMusLut2 chromosome 10, mMusLut2.pri, whole genome shotgun sequence genomic segment:
- the TUFT1 gene encoding tuftelin isoform X5 — translation MNGTQNWCTLVDVHPEGQAAGSVDILRLTLQRELTGDELEHLAQKAGRKTYAMVSGRSISHSLASELVESNDGHEEIIKVYLKGRSGDKMIHEKNIKQLKSEVQYIQEVVLEKPNGLNPSSMTQYSSSPEVDAYISEDAESLRKTVRDLLVKLREAERQHQSDRVAFEVTLSRYQREAEQSQVALQRAEDRVEQKEADVGELQKRLLGMQAEHQALLVKVREGETALEELRSKNTDCQTEREKAANLEKEVAGLREKIHHLDDMLKSQQRKVRQMIEQLQNSKTVVQSKDSTIQELKEKIAYLEAENLEMHDRMEHLIEKQISHGHFSTQTWTKTENLGNVRISKPPSPNKPMPLIRVVET, via the exons GGCAGCGTGGACATTCTCAGGCTGACTCTACAGAGAGAACTGACAGGAGATGAACTTGAACACTTAGCCCAGAAG gCGGGCAGGAAGACCTATGCCATGGTGTCTGGCCGCTCGATCAGTCATTCCCTGGCCTCAGAACTGGTGGAGTCCAATGATGGACATGAGGAGATCATTAAG GTGTACCTGAAGGGGCGGTCTGGGGATAAGATGATCCATGAGAAGAATATCAAACAGCTGAAGAGTGAGGTGCAATACATCCAGGAG GTGGTGTTAGAAAAGCCAAATGGATTAAATCCAAGCTCCATGACCCAGTATAGCAGTTCACCTGAG GTAGATGCCTACATAAGTGAAGATGCCGAGAGCTTGAGAAAGACTGTGCGGGACCTGCTTGTCAAGCTGCGGGAGGCTGAGCGGCAGCACCAGTCAGACCGAGTGGCTTTTGAG gtcACACTCAGCCGGTACCAGAGAGAAGCAGAACAGAGTCAAGTGGCCCTTCAGAGAGCAGAGGACCGAGTGGAGCAGAAGGAGGCTGATGTCGGAGAGCTCCAGAAGCGCCTGCTAGGCATGCAGGCG GAGCATCAGGCCTTATTGGTGAAGgtcagggagggagaaacagcccTGGAGGAACTTCGGAGCAAGAACACTGACTGTCAAACAGAGCGAGAAAA GGCTGCCAACCTGGAAAAGGAAGTGGCCGGGCTGCGGGAGAAGATCCACCACTTGGATGACATGCTGAAGAGCCAGCAGCGGAAAGTGAGGCAAATGATAGAGCAG CTCCAGAATTCAAAAACTGTGGTCCAGTCAAAGGACAGCACTATCCAGGAGCTTAAGGAGAAAATCGCCTACCTAGAAGCAGAG AATTTAGAGATGCATGACCGGATGGAACACCTGATAGAAAAGCAGATCAGTCATGGCCATTTTAGCACCCAGACCTGGACCAAGACCGAAAACCTGGGCAA CGTGAGGATATCCAAGCCCCCCAGCCCTAATAAGCCCATGCCTCTTATTCGAGTGGTGGAAACATGA
- the TUFT1 gene encoding tuftelin isoform X3: MNGTQNWCTLVDVHPEGQAAGSVDILRLTLQRELTGDELEHLAQKAGRKTYAMVSGRSISHSLASELVESNDGHEEIIKVYLKGRSGDKMIHEKNIKQLKSEVQYIQEARNCLQKLREDISSKLDRDPGDSLRGQEIQVDAYISEDAESLRKTVRDLLVKLREAERQHQSDRVAFEVTLSRYQREAEQSQVALQRAEDRVEQKEADVGELQKRLLGMQAEHQALLVKVREGETALEELRSKNTDCQTEREKAANLEKEVAGLREKIHHLDDMLKSQQRKVRQMIEQLQNSKTVVQSKDSTIQELKEKIAYLEAENLEMHDRMEHLIEKQISHGHFSTQTWTKTENLGNVRISKPPSPNKPMPLIRVVET; the protein is encoded by the exons GGCAGCGTGGACATTCTCAGGCTGACTCTACAGAGAGAACTGACAGGAGATGAACTTGAACACTTAGCCCAGAAG gCGGGCAGGAAGACCTATGCCATGGTGTCTGGCCGCTCGATCAGTCATTCCCTGGCCTCAGAACTGGTGGAGTCCAATGATGGACATGAGGAGATCATTAAG GTGTACCTGAAGGGGCGGTCTGGGGATAAGATGATCCATGAGAAGAATATCAAACAGCTGAAGAGTGAGGTGCAATACATCCAGGAG GCCCGGAACTGCCTGCAGAAGCTCCGGGAGGACATAAGTAGCAAGCTTGACAGAGATCCGGGAGATTCTCTCCGTGGACAGGAGATACAG GTAGATGCCTACATAAGTGAAGATGCCGAGAGCTTGAGAAAGACTGTGCGGGACCTGCTTGTCAAGCTGCGGGAGGCTGAGCGGCAGCACCAGTCAGACCGAGTGGCTTTTGAG gtcACACTCAGCCGGTACCAGAGAGAAGCAGAACAGAGTCAAGTGGCCCTTCAGAGAGCAGAGGACCGAGTGGAGCAGAAGGAGGCTGATGTCGGAGAGCTCCAGAAGCGCCTGCTAGGCATGCAGGCG GAGCATCAGGCCTTATTGGTGAAGgtcagggagggagaaacagcccTGGAGGAACTTCGGAGCAAGAACACTGACTGTCAAACAGAGCGAGAAAA GGCTGCCAACCTGGAAAAGGAAGTGGCCGGGCTGCGGGAGAAGATCCACCACTTGGATGACATGCTGAAGAGCCAGCAGCGGAAAGTGAGGCAAATGATAGAGCAG CTCCAGAATTCAAAAACTGTGGTCCAGTCAAAGGACAGCACTATCCAGGAGCTTAAGGAGAAAATCGCCTACCTAGAAGCAGAG AATTTAGAGATGCATGACCGGATGGAACACCTGATAGAAAAGCAGATCAGTCATGGCCATTTTAGCACCCAGACCTGGACCAAGACCGAAAACCTGGGCAA CGTGAGGATATCCAAGCCCCCCAGCCCTAATAAGCCCATGCCTCTTATTCGAGTGGTGGAAACATGA
- the TUFT1 gene encoding tuftelin isoform X1 codes for MNGTQNWCTLVDVHPEGQAAGSVDILRLTLQRELTGDELEHLAQKAGRKTYAMVSGRSISHSLASELVESNDGHEEIIKVYLKGRSGDKMIHEKNIKQLKSEVQYIQEARNCLQKLREDISSKLDRDPGDSLRGQEIQVVLEKPNGLNPSSMTQYSSSPEVDAYISEDAESLRKTVRDLLVKLREAERQHQSDRVAFEVTLSRYQREAEQSQVALQRAEDRVEQKEADVGELQKRLLGMQAEHQALLVKVREGETALEELRSKNTDCQTEREKAANLEKEVAGLREKIHHLDDMLKSQQRKVRQMIEQLQNSKTVVQSKDSTIQELKEKIAYLEAENLEMHDRMEHLIEKQISHGHFSTQTWTKTENLGNVRISKPPSPNKPMPLIRVVET; via the exons GGCAGCGTGGACATTCTCAGGCTGACTCTACAGAGAGAACTGACAGGAGATGAACTTGAACACTTAGCCCAGAAG gCGGGCAGGAAGACCTATGCCATGGTGTCTGGCCGCTCGATCAGTCATTCCCTGGCCTCAGAACTGGTGGAGTCCAATGATGGACATGAGGAGATCATTAAG GTGTACCTGAAGGGGCGGTCTGGGGATAAGATGATCCATGAGAAGAATATCAAACAGCTGAAGAGTGAGGTGCAATACATCCAGGAG GCCCGGAACTGCCTGCAGAAGCTCCGGGAGGACATAAGTAGCAAGCTTGACAGAGATCCGGGAGATTCTCTCCGTGGACAGGAGATACAG GTGGTGTTAGAAAAGCCAAATGGATTAAATCCAAGCTCCATGACCCAGTATAGCAGTTCACCTGAG GTAGATGCCTACATAAGTGAAGATGCCGAGAGCTTGAGAAAGACTGTGCGGGACCTGCTTGTCAAGCTGCGGGAGGCTGAGCGGCAGCACCAGTCAGACCGAGTGGCTTTTGAG gtcACACTCAGCCGGTACCAGAGAGAAGCAGAACAGAGTCAAGTGGCCCTTCAGAGAGCAGAGGACCGAGTGGAGCAGAAGGAGGCTGATGTCGGAGAGCTCCAGAAGCGCCTGCTAGGCATGCAGGCG GAGCATCAGGCCTTATTGGTGAAGgtcagggagggagaaacagcccTGGAGGAACTTCGGAGCAAGAACACTGACTGTCAAACAGAGCGAGAAAA GGCTGCCAACCTGGAAAAGGAAGTGGCCGGGCTGCGGGAGAAGATCCACCACTTGGATGACATGCTGAAGAGCCAGCAGCGGAAAGTGAGGCAAATGATAGAGCAG CTCCAGAATTCAAAAACTGTGGTCCAGTCAAAGGACAGCACTATCCAGGAGCTTAAGGAGAAAATCGCCTACCTAGAAGCAGAG AATTTAGAGATGCATGACCGGATGGAACACCTGATAGAAAAGCAGATCAGTCATGGCCATTTTAGCACCCAGACCTGGACCAAGACCGAAAACCTGGGCAA CGTGAGGATATCCAAGCCCCCCAGCCCTAATAAGCCCATGCCTCTTATTCGAGTGGTGGAAACATGA
- the TUFT1 gene encoding tuftelin isoform X6, whose amino-acid sequence MVSGRSISHSLASELVESNDGHEEIIKVYLKGRSGDKMIHEKNIKQLKSEVQYIQEARNCLQKLREDISSKLDRDPGDSLRGQEIQVVLEKPNGLNPSSMTQYSSSPEVDAYISEDAESLRKTVRDLLVKLREAERQHQSDRVAFEVTLSRYQREAEQSQVALQRAEDRVEQKEADVGELQKRLLGMQAEHQALLVKVREGETALEELRSKNTDCQTEREKAANLEKEVAGLREKIHHLDDMLKSQQRKVRQMIEQLQNSKTVVQSKDSTIQELKEKIAYLEAENLEMHDRMEHLIEKQISHGHFSTQTWTKTENLGNVRISKPPSPNKPMPLIRVVET is encoded by the exons ATGGTGTCTGGCCGCTCGATCAGTCATTCCCTGGCCTCAGAACTGGTGGAGTCCAATGATGGACATGAGGAGATCATTAAG GTGTACCTGAAGGGGCGGTCTGGGGATAAGATGATCCATGAGAAGAATATCAAACAGCTGAAGAGTGAGGTGCAATACATCCAGGAG GCCCGGAACTGCCTGCAGAAGCTCCGGGAGGACATAAGTAGCAAGCTTGACAGAGATCCGGGAGATTCTCTCCGTGGACAGGAGATACAG GTGGTGTTAGAAAAGCCAAATGGATTAAATCCAAGCTCCATGACCCAGTATAGCAGTTCACCTGAG GTAGATGCCTACATAAGTGAAGATGCCGAGAGCTTGAGAAAGACTGTGCGGGACCTGCTTGTCAAGCTGCGGGAGGCTGAGCGGCAGCACCAGTCAGACCGAGTGGCTTTTGAG gtcACACTCAGCCGGTACCAGAGAGAAGCAGAACAGAGTCAAGTGGCCCTTCAGAGAGCAGAGGACCGAGTGGAGCAGAAGGAGGCTGATGTCGGAGAGCTCCAGAAGCGCCTGCTAGGCATGCAGGCG GAGCATCAGGCCTTATTGGTGAAGgtcagggagggagaaacagcccTGGAGGAACTTCGGAGCAAGAACACTGACTGTCAAACAGAGCGAGAAAA GGCTGCCAACCTGGAAAAGGAAGTGGCCGGGCTGCGGGAGAAGATCCACCACTTGGATGACATGCTGAAGAGCCAGCAGCGGAAAGTGAGGCAAATGATAGAGCAG CTCCAGAATTCAAAAACTGTGGTCCAGTCAAAGGACAGCACTATCCAGGAGCTTAAGGAGAAAATCGCCTACCTAGAAGCAGAG AATTTAGAGATGCATGACCGGATGGAACACCTGATAGAAAAGCAGATCAGTCATGGCCATTTTAGCACCCAGACCTGGACCAAGACCGAAAACCTGGGCAA CGTGAGGATATCCAAGCCCCCCAGCCCTAATAAGCCCATGCCTCTTATTCGAGTGGTGGAAACATGA
- the TUFT1 gene encoding tuftelin isoform X4, producing MNGTQNWCTLVDVHPEGQAAAGRKTYAMVSGRSISHSLASELVESNDGHEEIIKVYLKGRSGDKMIHEKNIKQLKSEVQYIQEARNCLQKLREDISSKLDRDPGDSLRGQEIQVVLEKPNGLNPSSMTQYSSSPEVDAYISEDAESLRKTVRDLLVKLREAERQHQSDRVAFEVTLSRYQREAEQSQVALQRAEDRVEQKEADVGELQKRLLGMQAEHQALLVKVREGETALEELRSKNTDCQTEREKAANLEKEVAGLREKIHHLDDMLKSQQRKVRQMIEQLQNSKTVVQSKDSTIQELKEKIAYLEAENLEMHDRMEHLIEKQISHGHFSTQTWTKTENLGNVRISKPPSPNKPMPLIRVVET from the exons gCGGGCAGGAAGACCTATGCCATGGTGTCTGGCCGCTCGATCAGTCATTCCCTGGCCTCAGAACTGGTGGAGTCCAATGATGGACATGAGGAGATCATTAAG GTGTACCTGAAGGGGCGGTCTGGGGATAAGATGATCCATGAGAAGAATATCAAACAGCTGAAGAGTGAGGTGCAATACATCCAGGAG GCCCGGAACTGCCTGCAGAAGCTCCGGGAGGACATAAGTAGCAAGCTTGACAGAGATCCGGGAGATTCTCTCCGTGGACAGGAGATACAG GTGGTGTTAGAAAAGCCAAATGGATTAAATCCAAGCTCCATGACCCAGTATAGCAGTTCACCTGAG GTAGATGCCTACATAAGTGAAGATGCCGAGAGCTTGAGAAAGACTGTGCGGGACCTGCTTGTCAAGCTGCGGGAGGCTGAGCGGCAGCACCAGTCAGACCGAGTGGCTTTTGAG gtcACACTCAGCCGGTACCAGAGAGAAGCAGAACAGAGTCAAGTGGCCCTTCAGAGAGCAGAGGACCGAGTGGAGCAGAAGGAGGCTGATGTCGGAGAGCTCCAGAAGCGCCTGCTAGGCATGCAGGCG GAGCATCAGGCCTTATTGGTGAAGgtcagggagggagaaacagcccTGGAGGAACTTCGGAGCAAGAACACTGACTGTCAAACAGAGCGAGAAAA GGCTGCCAACCTGGAAAAGGAAGTGGCCGGGCTGCGGGAGAAGATCCACCACTTGGATGACATGCTGAAGAGCCAGCAGCGGAAAGTGAGGCAAATGATAGAGCAG CTCCAGAATTCAAAAACTGTGGTCCAGTCAAAGGACAGCACTATCCAGGAGCTTAAGGAGAAAATCGCCTACCTAGAAGCAGAG AATTTAGAGATGCATGACCGGATGGAACACCTGATAGAAAAGCAGATCAGTCATGGCCATTTTAGCACCCAGACCTGGACCAAGACCGAAAACCTGGGCAA CGTGAGGATATCCAAGCCCCCCAGCCCTAATAAGCCCATGCCTCTTATTCGAGTGGTGGAAACATGA
- the TUFT1 gene encoding tuftelin isoform X2, producing MNGTQNWCTLVDVHPEGQAAGSVDILRLTLQRELTGDELEHLAQKAGRKTYAMVSGRSISHSLASELVESNDGHEEIIKVYLKGRSGDKMIHEKNIKQLKSEVQYIQEARNCLQKLREDISSKLDRDPGDSLRGQEIQVVLEKPNGLNPSSMTQYSSSPEVDAYISEDAESLRKTVRDLLVKLREAERQHQSDRVAFEVTLSRYQREAEQSQVALQRAEDRVEQKEADVGELQKRLLGMQAEHQALLVKVREGETALEELRSKNTDCQTEREKAANLEKEVAGLREKIHHLDDMLKSQQRKVRQMIEQLQNSKTVVQSKDSTIQELKEKIAYLEAENLEMHDRMEHLIEKQISHGHFSTQTWTKTENLA from the exons GGCAGCGTGGACATTCTCAGGCTGACTCTACAGAGAGAACTGACAGGAGATGAACTTGAACACTTAGCCCAGAAG gCGGGCAGGAAGACCTATGCCATGGTGTCTGGCCGCTCGATCAGTCATTCCCTGGCCTCAGAACTGGTGGAGTCCAATGATGGACATGAGGAGATCATTAAG GTGTACCTGAAGGGGCGGTCTGGGGATAAGATGATCCATGAGAAGAATATCAAACAGCTGAAGAGTGAGGTGCAATACATCCAGGAG GCCCGGAACTGCCTGCAGAAGCTCCGGGAGGACATAAGTAGCAAGCTTGACAGAGATCCGGGAGATTCTCTCCGTGGACAGGAGATACAG GTGGTGTTAGAAAAGCCAAATGGATTAAATCCAAGCTCCATGACCCAGTATAGCAGTTCACCTGAG GTAGATGCCTACATAAGTGAAGATGCCGAGAGCTTGAGAAAGACTGTGCGGGACCTGCTTGTCAAGCTGCGGGAGGCTGAGCGGCAGCACCAGTCAGACCGAGTGGCTTTTGAG gtcACACTCAGCCGGTACCAGAGAGAAGCAGAACAGAGTCAAGTGGCCCTTCAGAGAGCAGAGGACCGAGTGGAGCAGAAGGAGGCTGATGTCGGAGAGCTCCAGAAGCGCCTGCTAGGCATGCAGGCG GAGCATCAGGCCTTATTGGTGAAGgtcagggagggagaaacagcccTGGAGGAACTTCGGAGCAAGAACACTGACTGTCAAACAGAGCGAGAAAA GGCTGCCAACCTGGAAAAGGAAGTGGCCGGGCTGCGGGAGAAGATCCACCACTTGGATGACATGCTGAAGAGCCAGCAGCGGAAAGTGAGGCAAATGATAGAGCAG CTCCAGAATTCAAAAACTGTGGTCCAGTCAAAGGACAGCACTATCCAGGAGCTTAAGGAGAAAATCGCCTACCTAGAAGCAGAG AATTTAGAGATGCATGACCGGATGGAACACCTGATAGAAAAGCAGATCAGTCATGGCCATTTTAGCACCCAGACCTGGACCAAGACCGAAAACCTGG CGTGA